Below is a genomic region from Myxococcota bacterium.
GGCCGCGACGCTCGCGGCATTCACGGACCAGGGGTCTGTCGCGTTCGAGATGCGCGGTCGCGACGGCGGCACGGGCGAGGTCGTCGCGATGGGCGCGGATCGCGAGATCGGCCCGATGCGCGTCGTCGACGTGCGTTCGATGACATGGTACGGGAACGTCCACGAGATCTTCGTCCAATGGTCCGAGGAGCTCGTCGAGCTGTCGAATACGCCGAGCGACGTGCAGGTGAAGCACTCGCCCTATTTCACTCTGCTGCCGTGGTGAGCGCGCGGAAGGAGGCCTGAGCCATGAACGACTCTTACTTTTCCGCTGTCGCGGTCCTCGCGGGATCCGCAGTCGGTGCGTTTTCGTCCGTCGCGACGACCTGGCTCACTCTGAGCGTGCAGAGCCGTACAGAGCGCTACACGCGGGAGATCGCCCGGAAGGAGCACATCTCCGGGCAGTTCATCGACGAAGCCTCGAGGCTCTTCACCGATGCCCTGACTCACAAGCTCGACGACGTCTCGAAGCTCGTGAATGCCTACGCGCTGGTCAGCAAGCTGAGACTCTTCGCGTCCCCGCTCGTGCTCTCCACTGCAGTGGAGGTCATCGAGCGGATCATCGAGCTCTATGAGGGCCCGGACAAGAACATCCATGAGGTGCTGGCGCGTGGACGAATCGCGCAGCTCGACATCCTTCGCCGTTTCAGCGAGGCCTGCCGCAAGGATCTGGGGGTCTAGCAGGACTCGCTCCGGCAGATTCGTGCGACCGCGGCCCATCGTCCTTGTGCCATTCTGGCTTGCGCTCGCGAGGCCCGTGTCGGGGCTATGCTTCGCCGCGATGGGCAGAGGCGCTCGGGCGAGCCGCCTGCAGTGGACGATGCGGGCCTGCGGCTCGACCCTCGCATGGCCCGTACCCTTGCTCGGGCTCGGACTCCTGGCCTGCGCCCACACCAGTGACACCGTCTCTCCCTACCGAGACGACCCTATCGCGGCGCAGCAGCTCGCCGATCGCGCCGGCTCCTTGTGCATCCAGCGAACGGGTCAGAGCCCCCCAAAGCCTTTCGTGACCGACGGCTGTTCCGCGTTCGCCGACGGCGATTGGGCGGAGTGCTGCGTACAGCACGATGTGGAGTACTGGTGCGGCGGCAGCTCGGAGGAGCGGGAGAGAGCGGATGAGCGGCTGGAGCAGTGCGTGGCCCAGCTCGGGCATGCCTGGCTCTCGCGCTGGATGTACTTGGGCGTGCGAGTGGGTGGGCCGGGCCTGATGCCGCTGCCCTGGCGCTGGGGCTTTGGCTGGGAGTTCCCCGACGACGGCGACCCGAGCCGGCGCTCGCGATGACGGGGTCGCGACTAGCTCTGGCCGCTGCCGCTGCGCTCCTGACGGTGGGCTGCGCGGTGGCGATCCGGTGGCTGACCCCGGAGACCCCGACCCCCGCCGACGCGGCGCTCCTGCTCGACGAGGCGTCGACCGAGTCTCTGTACAAGCGAATGCGACAGCTAGGAGTGCCGGAGATCCCGCCGCCCCAGCATCTGCGACCGTGTTGCGATTTCGGCTACAAGCTGAAGCTGCGTTACGCGTTCCTACCGATCCTCGGCTACACCATCACCAACTTGAAGACCGTCGACGAGATCGGACCCCACGACTACGACAGCGGCGTGGTCAACCTGGGAAGCCAGGGCGAGCTCGTGAGCGAGGAGAACAACGGTCTCGTCTACACCTGCAGCGGTGGGTTCATCGACACCGCGCACGTGCGCGACTATGCGGACTGGACGACCTACCTCGGCTCCAGGTTGTTCGAGCAGCTCGCGTCGGGCGCGACGATCCAGCTCTCGAACGAGGCGGGCAAGCGCCGCGTTGTGCTCCAGAGGATCGATCCCGAGTTCCTCCGCACGCACGATCCGCTGGCGCTCACGGCCGCGCTCGCGCAATGGCTCGCGGTTCAGCTCGGCCTGTGGCACGAGATCGCCACCTGGTACGGCTGGGAGTACTTCCCTGGCTTCTCCGAGAAGGCCTCCGCGTTCTCTCCGGAGGACCTCTACTCGAACGCCCTCGGCTCCAAGATCGCGGTCGCCACGGCCTTCGCGGGCGGGGTTCGCTCCGAAGTCATCTACGAGCGGAGCGCGGACGCGTGGTTCAGGGCGGTGCTCGCCGCCCTGAGACCGATCTCCAAGGAGACGGCGATCGAGGCGATGCAGAACCTGGACGGAGTCTGGTGGCAGTCCAGCGTGCGACTTCCCGACCCGAGCGTTCTGCTGCGCCGCGCCATCTCGAGCGGCGACACGTTCACCCCGTGGGTCGTCCCCCGGTCGCTGGCATCGGATGACCTGCGCGAAGCGCTGCTACGCGAGTGTGGCAACTGGCCGAGCCCGCTGCCGCTGACGACGAACTCGAGCTTCGACGGCACGCCGCTCCGGACGTTGGCGAGGCTCGAGATCGAGGTCGACCCCGAGCTCGCGAAACAGCCTCCCTTCGATTCGATGCATCGCGCGGTGACTCAGGACGACTACCCCGCCATCGTGGCGGTGGTGAGAGAACAGAATCTACGCGAGTTCGGCCCTGGTGCCGATCGTCCGGAGTGAGGTTCGTGCGCAGCCGCGTCTCCGAGGGGCGCGAGCTCAGAGCGTTCCCACAGGTGAGGTGAGCGCGGCTACTTCTGTTGGATCGAGCGGAGGTACGCGATCAGCAGGATCGACTCCTGGCGGATCGAGGCCTGCTTTCCCGTGGTTTCTCCGACCATCGATCCGAAGCGCTGACCCCAGATCGGCATCTCCCTGGTCCCGTGTCCGGGGAACGGCTCTCTCCCGTCGATCCAGTCGGCGAGCTTGGTCTCCGGGAACGTTCCACCGTGGCGCTTCGCGATTTGCGTCAAGTCCGGCGGCGGCGTCTTCAGATACGTTGCGAACTCACCGCCGCCCTTTCCGTCGACCCCATGACAGCTCGCGCAGTACTGCTCGAAGACCTTGCGGCCGACGTCAGCCACGGTGGTCTCCTTCTCCTGACCGCCAACCTCTGCAGCGAAGGCCAGTGTCCCGATCGCCAAAGCAACTGTAAGGCCCCCAGACTTCCTCATGTCTGCTCCTTCTTGCCGCGCTGGTCCACGCTCGCAACCAGCGCGGAAGGCTCGTTGTTCGGACTCTTCGATCGCTTCGGCCCATTCTTTTCCGGCGTGCGCAGAGTGCAAGAGAAAAGGAAGCGTCCCGACAAGATCGGGAGCGGCGGCTCATGAGCGTGAGACATCCAGTCACTATTTGTGCCAATAGGAACCAACGACCCCGGGGTCCACACTCAGTGGAGGTGGGGCCTGACTCGAGCTGGACGCGGCGTCACCGGGCGGTCCGCTCCGGCCGGAGCGCGTCGGGCCCGAGCCGCTCGATCGCGAGGCGGCGGACGGCCTCGAGCACGACCGGAAAGTCCTCCTGCGTGATCCGGGTCGACCCCGCCCGCGGGAACGGAAACGGATCGGGCACGTGGACGTCGATCTCGAGCGTGGCCATGTCTTTGAATTCGTGCCCGCCGATCGCATGGCCGCGCCGAAGCGCCAGTGGGCGCTCACCGCCGCCGCAATGCCGGTCGACCCACGCTTGAATCGCGGGCGACGCATAGGCGCGCGAGACGGTCCATGGCGTCAGCTCCGCCCCGGCCTCCGTACTGCGGCGGAGCACGAGCAGTGGATCGGGCAGGCGGGCGCGTGAGTCCCACCAGACGCCGTCGACGAGCGCCATGGCCTCCGCTCCCGCGTCAGCGCTCACGGGTTGGAGATACCCGAGCGTGGTTCGGAGCCACTTGTTCATGTGCAGATCGTACAGGACGTCCGTCTCGACCTCGCCCGCGTTCACGAGAAGCCCACCCGCGATCTTGGTGCCCAGCAGGTTCGAGTAGAGGTCCTCCGGGGAGAATGCGGAGACATACTCTGGATAGAGCTCCATCGCCGACCACCCGTAGGTGGTTGCAATCTCGTGCCAGATCGACAGCTCGAAGGCCAGCCACTCGCCGACGCTGACTGCTACCCGTCGGAGGCCATAGCGCTCGACGAGGTCCGGCGGCAGCGGGCGCAGACGGAGGCGACGCGCGCCGCCCTCGCTCGGTAACTCGATCGTCGCGCCGGTGAGCGAGGCACGGGCGATGGCGGCGGACAAGAACAGCGTCCAGTCCGCGTTGTCGCGCACATGGGCAATGTCGATGAAGCCGCCGCGGCAGGTGTAGAGGAGCGCGTTGTTCTCCTCCAAGAAGGCGTTCTTACTCG
It encodes:
- a CDS encoding DUF4056 domain-containing protein, translating into MGCAVAIRWLTPETPTPADAALLLDEASTESLYKRMRQLGVPEIPPPQHLRPCCDFGYKLKLRYAFLPILGYTITNLKTVDEIGPHDYDSGVVNLGSQGELVSEENNGLVYTCSGGFIDTAHVRDYADWTTYLGSRLFEQLASGATIQLSNEAGKRRVVLQRIDPEFLRTHDPLALTAALAQWLAVQLGLWHEIATWYGWEYFPGFSEKASAFSPEDLYSNALGSKIAVATAFAGGVRSEVIYERSADAWFRAVLAALRPISKETAIEAMQNLDGVWWQSSVRLPDPSVLLRRAISSGDTFTPWVVPRSLASDDLREALLRECGNWPSPLPLTTNSSFDGTPLRTLARLEIEVDPELAKQPPFDSMHRAVTQDDYPAIVAVVREQNLREFGPGADRPE
- a CDS encoding c-type cytochrome, yielding MRKSGGLTVALAIGTLAFAAEVGGQEKETTVADVGRKVFEQYCASCHGVDGKGGGEFATYLKTPPPDLTQIAKRHGGTFPETKLADWIDGREPFPGHGTREMPIWGQRFGSMVGETTGKQASIRQESILLIAYLRSIQQK
- a CDS encoding DUF4056 domain-containing protein, producing the protein MIGPMRVRSCALFALTTLAGCILAPTWRAQRNVTLEDVARVLDEPSATERPLMPADVPAIPLRVGLRPCCAFGAKLGASIGPIPVPFFSLSNIIGLDQVGPHTYDAEPLSTSGTSSKNAFLEENNALLYTCRGGFIDIAHVRDNADWTLFLSAAIARASLTGATIELPSEGGARRLRLRPLPPDLVERYGLRRVAVSVGEWLAFELSIWHEIATTYGWSAMELYPEYVSAFSPEDLYSNLLGTKIAGGLLVNAGEVETDVLYDLHMNKWLRTTLGYLQPVSADAGAEAMALVDGVWWDSRARLPDPLLVLRRSTEAGAELTPWTVSRAYASPAIQAWVDRHCGGGERPLALRRGHAIGGHEFKDMATLEIDVHVPDPFPFPRAGSTRITQEDFPVVLEAVRRLAIERLGPDALRPERTAR